ctgaacgacaaataaaaattgtatttaagGCCAGGGGCCGGATTCATAAAGCAttttaagtataagaaattgattatttacttaatatatctacttggcttttattgtggacgaaaacattaaaaaaagacaacattaatttcagacaaaaACAACATGCTTAAAAGTGCTTTGATCTGAAAAActacactttaatcgtactcacgacttaagtcatttcttacgtatcttaaatttaaactgttttatgaataggacttaagttttttacttagatttaagctgaaatcaccacaaacttaagtaaaatcttcaacttaagtcatacttaagatgctttatgaatacggccccagatcacTAAATGGGACATAATATATCGATTTTAACACTTtacgaaggactttaaagtacatccttgacgacgtccattaaatatttgcctgttttctgttggtttcttttccagtgctcCGCTATGTCGCTTCACGCTTTGACGTAATTGTTGTGATGtcagaaaaataatttgttttataataacacacagttttcagccttctttgttttttaaggaaaatgaatcgggtcgtgttagaatgataGTTAGATTATAATATTGCAGTATGTTAGCAACAGTCCCTCTACATTCTACAATCCAGACAACTGTGTGACCTTTTACAATCCTGATGTATGCTTTTAATGTTAGTTTCAGAAACTTTAATCAGTCTTATAAAGTACAAATGTACGAATAAAATGTCACATGTAACAGTTCACGGCTGACAATAACTCGACAGCACTTATTCAGATGTAAAAACTCATAAGATTATCACGGAAAATGAAAACTCTGTTATGCTCCTCTCGTAAACTATTGTCTAGAGGTAAAACTTCCCAACGCTACCTCGGCAAAAAATCATCCATAAGTTTGAATATATAACAGATGACAAATAACATTGAACATACATATGTCATATAAAACTTGTAGATCCCAATAAGGCCAAGTGGTAACAATACACTTACAAATAACATACTACGTGATGTTTATACGCTGAAGCTGCTGTTCGTAATAAAACAGGTACGATATGAAATGCGTTTATAAACAtagcttttaaattaacaaaaacatgTGAGGATCAACAAAATGAGCAGCATGTAGTAGGCGATGCTCGGTCGACTTGCACCATCCGTTACTATTGTTCCATCAAATTTACACTCTGAAACAtacaagaaaatatcaaatatcaaaacatgtattggttaaaattatttatgaattgtaagttgtttttcatataaatggCCACAGGGTAAGCGCCTATGTCCACTTTGTGTGTAAAGGGTGCGAAGAGTAGAGCAAAATGTGAAAAAGGATTCCGTAGAAAATGGGAGGATGAACAAATGTCTAATAATATTAGAAATAACACATTTGTATCAATTAATATcataaaattctataaaatatacTACTAAGCATTTGCACTtaaaaaaaagggagaaaaaacaaaaacaaaacaaaaaacatacgcTATATAAAACATCCTCATAAGAATTTGTCAAAACGATTTTTTCCAGTGATGACCAGAAGCATTTATTCTATCATTGAAATATACCATACGATTTATACCTGGTCCTTTCCAATGGAAATTAATTTCTTGGCTCGAAAACTCAAATCCAAAGTTGTTCTTTAAATCAGCAGATAAGAGATGCCATGGCATTCCTTTTAAGTCAAGTTCCTTGTCTAGGGAATctgaaaacaaatttcaaatgttaTTGCTTCGAAGTGAGGTTTCTGTATATCGAAACATTTGGTATTGACAGTATCACAAAAGAAGAAGAATATAAATCATAAGGTGATAGAGAACGTTCTTGTTTTGGTTAGGATCAACTTTTTGTGTTAAAACATAAACGGTTTTGCTTGGTTCTTCCTTACATCTGTTAGGTTTATCATACTGAAGCTGGTTACGGTATTTCATAGGTTTCAAAAGGTTGTTGCTACGAGCTATTTTTGTCTTCAAATTAAATCTGGGCTCGAGTTGCTGAGTGGTAAAAATCGCTGACCTTGAATGACTTGCCCATCACCAATTAGGGCTAAAACCTCGTTTGGCAtagaattgttcatgtgaggaagccatccaaatATTTAGTGACAGGTCGGTGGTTGTAAAAAGTTGTCCGCCTATGCCAGAAATATGCAGGGAGTGCACCCTGAGTTTTCCTCTACCACCAAAGTTAGCAAAATATCGCAAAATACCTTTAATTTAAGTAAGTTTCATATATTGTACTTGACGCGATTATATACttaaacaaattgtttacttaGTACTTATGGAGCATTTTCTGGTGTTCCTTGCCTTAATAAACGTTATTTCATTTCTAGAAATTATGCTTGGATAGTTTGTACGTAGGCAAATATATATTCTATCGATCATGAAATACTCCCCTTTATATCGGTAGTCTTTCACTATGATGTCTAAATACCGGACAGCACAAGCACCTGCACTTGTTTGATTGAAACACATATAGTACAGTAAATACTGCTGCACATCCTGACTGAAGAAAGTCCCTGTCATTGTGTTATTGActgaaaaagttaaattttaaaagtaagtAAAGAAAGTAAGTCTTAATAGTGGAGTAAAAGCAGCTTCAGTCTAAATGCTTATCAGCTGTCTTTTATTGAAGACCTTCTGTGAAATCTATTTCATATTAAgggtatattatttttataattttaatactcATTAAACTGTTAAGGAAGATCATAATAGAAGTAGTAAGTTATAGATCAAGTGATAATCAACTGCTATTTTCTTAATGTAAAAAGTGTACACGTtttatgacaagagggccatgatggccctatatctctcATCTGAGTaaagttgtttgcttgaacaaatttcttagaaaactaggagagtgggtcaaggtaatgattatgcaagattacatttgaaatctgtaaaaaatattacaggtggtccaaatcctattgctgtagcttagaaaacaagaaagtagaggtcagtaggtcacgttgatgatcactgaaagtctgtttaaagatcggcatgcaagtttttcatttcggttgccatggcaaccacatttctatatggaattgaattctttgaataatcTTCAAAGCAGACCATCCAACGAaatttcctgtgaagtttcatcaaaattggcctgatgatttaggaggagatgttgtttaaaggaaagtgtggacggatgatggacggacggacaccggacggtgagcgatcgcaatagctcatcatgagcctttggctcaggtgagctaataaaagcacTTTAATCGTCTCCTTCATTTTGCCTCCTGCGCAGTCTAGGTAACATTACAGGTAGTAAACTACTTCTTTCGCAATAAGTGTAATTTAATATTGACATCTGAAAACATAAATTTGTCGTGATTGcaaaatatgataattttcatgcataaaatttatatatttcgtATTGAATCTCATCAAGTATTTTAAATGATACTATGTATCTACATATAGATATGGCTATATTATTCGTCCATTTTGTATCCTTACGTTTATGCTTTACTTTGTTAATAAGGCGACATAAATGCTCGTGTGGCTAATTCATTGCTTGTGTTTCAGTCATCAGTCTAACGTTAACACAATTTGCCGTACGTTTGTTACGGAAAAAAAATTGTGTGGTCAAATTGAACCAGTTAAGAGGGCAACTGATATACTGGTACCTTCAATCTCTTTTACTCTGCCACATTCATCATCAACCCATGTTACAAAAGCATCAAAACTTTCACATCTTTTAAGATCGTTATTGCTGAAACATAAttgaaaaaacaataaacaagGTTCCATCtgaacatttgattttacataacTTATAATTACAAAAGAAATCTCAAGGTAAGAGCAATGATGTCTTTTGAACACTGCACTAATTTATTACAATTACACGTAGGCAAGCGTGAGGTGTCTTTGTCAAACAAACCATTCATATGGTTAACAGTCGTTTTAAGGTATTAACGCTTTTCATGTACACAAACATTACCTTCATtaaaattgcattaaaacatgGTCTGCAGCTTGAAGCtagaatttcatttaacattAATCTGTATGCAGAAGTATCATAACAAGCAGAACTATCATAATAACCTGTAATTCTTAACATGTTTGAATGTCTAAGTCAATACTGAATATTAAGTAACCAAGCTTTTAATAATAATTCACTCACTAGCAAATGTGCTGCCTTTTGATGACATTGTCTGATTCCATGGGAATCCATTTATAATTGCATTTCCCGTAACTTTGTTTCAAAGCGAATTCGGAGCCATAAATCATTGTCCATCCGCCAGACGTCATATTCTGTCGGGCATACAagaatatacatatacaaaatgtataataaatacaCAAGATggcatttatttaatattaaatatttttccatttatatttacTGTATTGTTCAACAACAAGTTaggttttaaaaatatcataataaatatcataaaatacagcGTAATCAGAGACTATCGTACTGAACAATTTGGACAAATGTATAATAGAactcattgttgttatatttctacTTTCTCGGGATCACAGAATCCAATCAAATTTACTATAAAAGAATTCCACTGAAGACGGTAAGGGGCTTAAGGAAGTGGGCGGGCAGTGAGGGGTGTTGACATTATATGAGCAGACTCttacaaaccgagtctgctattattgtaaTTGTTTGTTCCTTTTGCGTTAAAAAAGATCTTCATATTTCTTACTTGAAGAAATAGGATGGCAACTTTTATGTCTAGGCTGACAAGCATCATAACgctttttcaaaattacaaaacttTTTACCAAGGTCGACATTATAACTTCTTTCGATTTTTTACAgcatttcataaaaattttggggcctccgtggccgagtggttaaggtcgctgacttcaaatcacttgcccctcatcgatgtgggttcgagcctcactcggggcgttgaattcttcatgtgaggaagccatccagctggcttacagaaggtcggtggttctacccagctgcccGCTCCTggagaaataatgcacggaggggcgcctggggtcttcctccaccattaaagctggaaagtcgccatatgacatatcatgtgtcggtgcgacgttaaatccaacaaaaaaaaaaaaaaaaaaaaaaaaaataattttacctgATTCCTTAGGTCTTGCGCCGAAACAAGATCCGATTTGTAGGAGAAAAGTGAACAGTTTTGTGTCGGTGTACTTGCACATGTATCCACATACCCAGCATCTATTCCAGCTAACACTGCAACACATACAGCAAACATCATATTAAACTCCATCTTGCTAAATATCAAACCGAGTAACTATTCAAACAGGTAAAGCTTGATAATCAAAGTAACACCTGGATGAATGCGTATCAACGAAAAGCTTATTATATTGCTTCGTCTACATCATTAAAAGgttaaaatatatgattttaaccAATAATTAGATGCAAGTCCTATGCAATATCAAGATTCGGTTCTTGATTGTAACTTTTAGATTGAATTATTGtaatttaaaacttcttttttgtgattcatttgaataaattttatgtgCGTACACCACAGTATGACTACCTGTTACATATTTCACAAAAACAACGAATTACTCTCCTAAAACTAACAAACTTTATCTTGTCAGTGTTCACTTTTAATTCATTTCTGTAATATTTCTCAAACAATTATCAAAACCATTCTGTAAATCATCTAATGTTTAAACTGGATTTTCAGCATATgactgtgggttcgaatcctagCTTAGAATGTAGAATTTATCTGTATGAGACAATGCCTACAGTGCCTGAAATATTGCTACGTGAGAGAAATGTTATAGACCTGAGTTTGAGAGAACACTATCTAATTCATTCTAAAATAACAAATGAGATGCCGGAAGTTTTGGGCTTGTTTTCAAATCCAGTTCTGTTTGTTATATATGTTTTTTGTAGACCTATCACCGTTTCTGCTTTTCTGTTTCgtgtttataatttatttctatcTGCATTCCATGACAACAATCACATTTATTACGTTGAAACGTAGAACTTAAAGACgattaaggtcaagtaaaaattataaatatcatATTGTAGTAGCGTTATCTTCCACCCTCTGTAAGTCGGTTTAATAACACAAATAATAAGATGGTAGAGGGAGACATTTTCTTGAATAGTTATTTTTCCTATCGTGACCTATGTTCGTTAGGCTATACTGAACTAAAACGTAGTACAATACGTGTCTATGTGTAGcgttgaaaatttcattttcactaatgtaaaatatgaaaagacagtGCAATAGAATTTTTGTGTGTTGCCTTATGTGCTGCTGTCGCTGAATGATGGATATTCCCAGTCAGCGTGCAGTAATTCTGCATAATTATCTTTAGTCGTTATATAACTTTAATCACACTATACGAAAGTTAATTTTACTGTTTTAACAtgtatttatctgtatatttCATTGTTCGACTCtgtataataaatacatgtataagtataAGGAACGTAAAGTGCACACATTTCTGCAATCTTGTCACGAAATTTACTTTATGTATTTTTGCAGGTCAACATCTATTTCTGTGCAATGCAATATTGTCACCACTCTTAACAATATGTGCCAGTAACCGTATTTGTTCTTAGCTGCTATACACGATTATTATAAACCGTTACTTAAATCAATATTTCTGCTAAAGTATGGATTGTCAGTGTAAATGTTATTACAGAGAGTAGCCAGTATTAATGATACGCCTTTCATACTGGGAGAAAATGAGCATTTCGATTTGGTGCTGCTATATTTTCAAGTCCTTTGGGCtcatgaaatcattaaatttttcactataccTCATTGTACCCTAATCGAGTTTTGATTAAGCTGTCGTCAGGGGACGTTAGAGGTTTTGAATATTGAAACACCtctcaatcaaaccgggcctgtCAGTATTACGACTGTTTGCTTTCCatgcttccaaaagatcattttcaattttcataaaacaacattttagtGTAGGCTGATGAGCATTATATtgctttttatcacatgtttgacgttgtgggagtgtaataaagccattacataaaaatgataatacactagtgtaataaagctttgacgtcgacgtcgtttatagtggTAGGCGACGTTTGACAAACTGActgaatttttgatgtttcaacagaaaaagctaacatgtgataaaaagaatattacattgaatttattaaactcgttgaataaaaccGATAAAATACTCGGcggagcctcgcattttattcaactcgtctaataaattcaatatgaaaagacactcatgtgatatcctctatttattaaaATTACCGATCCTTGTGAAAAGACTGaactaacattttatttctaTCTGTTTTAGCATATGATAAAAATTACCTAATCAATACGTTCTTGCACCGAATCAAGAGTCGattcatttacttttaaaatacctATATCTTTTCAAAGAAGAAACGTCATTACGAACCTTGATTCTGTGGTTTACAACGCATTTTCACCTTATATATGTACAACCCGTTAACCGAATCGGATACTAACCATAAATCCAATCATAGAACGACTCCATGAAAGTATCTAATCCAGCCTGTACGACTTACTTGAATTCTCAACATTTGTTGCAGTCATACAATTGATTTTAGCTGCAACATAGACATCCATTTATGTATAAGTtg
This DNA window, taken from Mercenaria mercenaria strain notata chromosome 19, MADL_Memer_1, whole genome shotgun sequence, encodes the following:
- the LOC123542898 gene encoding uncharacterized protein LOC123542898; the protein is MEFNMMFAVCVAVLAGIDAGYVDTCASTPTQNCSLFSYKSDLVSAQDLRNQNMTSGGWTMIYGSEFALKQSYGKCNYKWIPMESDNVIKRQHICYNNDLKRCESFDAFVTWVDDECGRVKEIEVNNTMTGTFFSQDVQQYLLYYMCFNQTSAGACAVRYLDIIVKDYRYKDSLDKELDLKGMPWHLLSADLKNNFGFEFSSQEINFHWKGPECNFDGTIVTDDVSRPRIAYYMLHIMLILTYSF